CCCCAGTCACCTGCCCTTTGTCACTTCAACCCTGCAAAGCACTCTCCGACTTCGGAAGAACGGCATCTCGCAGGAATCGCCGGCAGAGATTCTGCACTGCCGCTCTCCCACCGCGCATCTCGAGATAACCTCACAGGCCACATCCCCATTTACTTACTTGGCCTCCCTTAGTAACACCAGTGCGTTCCTTAATCTAGAACTCAATCTCTCACCCAGAGAAAGctaagggaggggaggaggcgtCCCCACCGAGCCCCCGGGAGAGTCACACGTCGTACCTTGTCGGCCTGGGGGCTGATTGGGGTGCCGAATCTACAGTAGGTTACGAAGTGCTCGCAGTTGTTCCACAGCAGACTGTAGGACGTCATGCCCAGCAGCTTCTCCGCCCTGCGCGCCACCTCTTCGTTGAGCAGCGCCTTCTTGTTGAGGGCCTCATCGAGGTGATTGACCAGGACGGTGGCTCCGTAGGCGAAGTCCTCCACCGTGTCCACGCGGATGCTGGCCACCCTGCCAATGACGCCCAGGACGAGACGCTTGTTGGAGACCACCTTCTGCGTGAGCCCCTTGTCGTCGGTGAGGACCAACAGGATGTCGGGCATGAGGTGGGCGACACAGTTGTCGCCCAGGTAGATGCCATAGTGGGTCAGGTGGGTCCGGGGCACCTCCAGCACGTCGCCGCGTTGGAAAGAGCTGATCTCGTAGGAACTGTTTATCGTTTTGTTTGCGCCTGGAGCGCCCGAACTGAAGAGCCTTAAGTTGCAGATGAGGAGCAGCTTCTCCAACAGTAGGGACATCGCCTCCAGCATTGGGTTCTTCATCCTGCTGGGAAAAGGGAATCTTGATGGGACCGCCACCGCAGCCGCTCCTGCACGGGCCGAGCCGAGCCGGGCCAGGCAAGGTGAGCTCGCCGGCCAAGGGACGCTGCGCGGCCGCTCACCTGCAGGACAGTGGCCCGGGGCCGCGGGCAACGGCGGCTGCCGCGGAGGAAGGGTAAAACGAAAGGATTAGAAGCCCGGAGATTGGCTTGGCCGCACCGCACTGGGGACTGAGGAGGACTAGGAATTGGCCGCGCCTGACGGCCCCGGCAGCTGGACGGGCCTGAGAGCAGCAGGCAAAGCCGCCCACCTCGCGACTGAGCGGGGACGAAGGGCCGCGCGCGGTACTCCGGAGTGTAACCTTCGCGGAGGCCTTTTTATCGCGGTCGAGGGGCGGGGCCGAATGCCGTCACAGACCCAGCGGGTGCACTGATTGGGCGCCGGCGGCGGGCGCCGCTTGCCGCGGGGCGCGGAACGCTGCTGGCTTTTTGGAAGGGGCTGTCTGCGTTCCCGCTGCGGGGTTCTGCACAGCAGTTCCTTCCAGAGGCCGCCACCCTCTCACGCTCGCAACCTACGCGCTTTTGGTCTTTAAGCGGGCGTTTGCGGGGAGTAGTGGTCGAGATGTGGCCGCACGAAAGTTGCTGCACCTGTCTGTACTGGGGCGCATTCTGGCACTTCGGAAACATTTTCGGTGGAAAGTGCTCTCGAATGAGATTTTTGAGCAACCACCGTCCACAGCGTTGGATATCCGGTGACCTCGGTTTACTAAAGTGTTAGCATTTATTCTGTGGAGCTTGCGCGCCTCCAAAGCCTACGGATTACTTCCTAAACTTTGTAGGCCGTAGTCGCTCACGCTCGGCTCATCCCTTTAAATCCCCCTAATCCTCGGTGCTTTGAGCTGGTGCGGGGCTTGGGTGGCGACTCGCACGTCCAGGACCTGCGCGCCAGCGGTCAAACCCGAGGCTCCTCCGCGCTCCAAGGCACCAGTGACCGTGGAGCCCGTGGCTCCCAACGGTCA
The DNA window shown above is from Manis javanica isolate MJ-LG chromosome 3, MJ_LKY, whole genome shotgun sequence and carries:
- the LRAT gene encoding lecithin retinol acyltransferase; its protein translation is MKNPMLEAMSLLLEKLLLICNLRLFSSGAPGANKTINSSYEISSFQRGDVLEVPRTHLTHYGIYLGDNCVAHLMPDILLVLTDDKGLTQKVVSNKRLVLGVIGRVASIRVDTVEDFAYGATVLVNHLDEALNKKALLNEEVARRAEKLLGMTSYSLLWNNCEHFVTYCRFGTPISPQADKFCEIVKIIIRDERSVLASAVLGLASIVYLGLASYTTLPAIFIPFFLWMAG